cctataatcaTAGAAGAAATGCTCTCaaccacttttgattagagatgcaaatcaaaacaactctgaggtacacaacacacctattagattggcaaacatgacagaacaggaaaataataaatgttggcgaggatgtgggagagttggaacactaattcattgtttgtggagctgtgagttcatccacccattctggacaGCGCTTTGGAACTGTgccgaaagggctacaaaaatgtgcacacccctTCACCCAGCAATATACAGCAAtatgactgtatccccaagagataatagaaatgagaaaggaccccacatgtacaaaaatatttacagcatcactctttgtagtggccaaaaactggaaatcaaggggatgcccatcaattgaggaatggctgaagacattatggtatctgaatgtaatggaatactattgcgctataagaaatgatgagcaagatgacttcagagaagcctgaaaataTTTACATGGTTTGATGCTGAGCAAgaggagcagcaccaggagaactttgtgcacagcaaccaccaaagtgtgcaagagctttttctggtagacttcgatattcatagaaaaaaaaaattcccaatgatgcCCTAAGGCAAAATTCTTTCCAcatgcagggaaagaactatggaattcaatcgcagaatttAACAgatcatttctgtgtgtgtgtgagtgtgtgtgtgtgtgtgttatattttggtttgttatatgatttctcccatctaTTTTAGTtcctctacacagcatgactacagtgaaaatgtactcagtaggaatgtatatgtagattctatatagaattgtatggctcttggggagggaaaaaaaatctaagttttgtcGTAGTGATTGGAGAATattaaaactaaatatattgcttaaaaatgtgaaatgtcacACTGAATATACTTTCCACTCATTTGTTTCCAGAACAAATTACTGATCTTTTTGCATACGTACTTGACTTTTGGTTTCATCTACTTCCTTCTGTAGTTTGTCCTTATCTTCATAATCAATTTCCTTAAATGATGTGACTTGTTGTGAAACTCCTGTCAGGGACTGATAATTGCAGGAAACAGGTGGCTCTCGCTGAAGATTTCTTACTCTAGCCTGATAGAAATAtgtccaaattactaatattacagATTTCATAAAGCAACATTAGCtcgtataaaataaatataattttaaaattcaaatcaaaagtcTGTATAATTTTGCATACaacttaatttcttcagtatgttCATAATTATCAAAGATTGAAAGACAGAAATCTCTTAGGGATTAAGGAAAcaacctcattttgcaggtgagaaaaactaaactccaaagaggttaaatgagtaaCCAAGGTCCTAAAGGTAGAcgtttagaaagaaaaagattaaaactTGGCTCCTGAGACAGCAAAGTTGTTTAGATTATACCACTCAACTTCCATTTAGCATGGAGCAAATGAGATCTTTCTACTCCCTCAGAATACTCCTCAGAAATCAGTACAGTCAGCCTGCTTTCCCCATTACATCTTAATTGACAAGAATGAGACCACCTCCAAAGCTATCTAGGCACTAAAACATTTTACGTGAAATTCCCACGCAAagtaaaggaaagaggagggaagaacgTACACTTTCTTATGCTTGGTAGAAAATGTAAAggtttcccattccatttttcggAAAAGTTGACTACCTTATTTCTGTGTGCCAGTCCGTAGAAGAAAGACATCTACAAGAAAaggttttgctttctttcctctcatggtTTACGCTGGAGAATGAACATAGGCACTGATATGCTTGTCAGGCTTGGTAAAAGCACTTAACATGCCCAAAGTCAAAATGTCAACAACAAATATGGGAGCTAGGTATTATTCACATCTTCAACAGTCTTGCTAAGCCTTCAAGGAAGTTGCTTTCTCTGTTCAGATAAGAGTTACACTCCTGGTTTCAGTCAatggagaagaaacaggaaacTATGGAAAATATGCTAGTTCTACACGCTATGTGTACATAGCATGTTAGAAGTACAGAGTTTTGGACATACAGACGTATTCATCcgttcacatatatgtatatgtagatatccACACAGAAAAACATAACTGTATGTGTATAGAATGATATACTGCAacaattcttctcctctttcactaCAGAGCAAGGGGaattattacataaattatgaaaaccaaatgaagccaaaaatcaaaagaagccaaatgttttttttctaattagacaagatgaagtactttgtaaaagtcAATTTTAGTAGAGTCACGCcaaattttttgaagaaaacataaggctaagagaagacaatgtaaagttcAGAAAGTAAAATTGGCTCAATTCACTGAATTTCTACAAGTAAACTGTACTCTATTATGGAATGactagataaaattttaaattttttagatgAAATCATTACCCAGGACAATACGTGGTAGAATCGACCCTCACTGCATATATGAAAAATCACAGATAATGTGATCTGCTATTAGactgtataaattattcatattaaGGAACTAAAAGGAGTGATTCCAGAACTGGCAACTTTGGAAACTGAGCAAGACTTGTTAgtccaaccaaaaaaaaaaaataaaaaaagagatgaaaaaatagtggggtacaattaaaaaataagattagtaACTGAAAAATTAACGCTTAATGAAGAATCATAATGTTTCTGAATAGAAGCACTGtcctaaatttcaaagaaaagtagTGGCTCGACTACGGAATTTCACTACAAATAGAATCCAATCGTTAATGTTTCAAAAATTAGTTCAAAAGTGTCTAAATTGAAACTAGTTAGACAGATGAGTatgtttaaattttaatgaaactCGTAAAGGGCATATTGCACAGttatctcaaaagagattttatacTTCAACTGTAATATTGTTCCTAGCATTATGTTGGAAGACTTTTCTTAAATTGCAGCATTTGAAAAAATTTGTGATATTTCAGTATTCAAATGgaataatagaaaaattaatgaaataaaaatttatctttatttggATACTAGAGATTTcctatacaaatatttattaagccaaaTGTCATGGACTGCATGatttcttgaagcaaaatgtGTCGTTACCTAAAAGAagaatttgtaaattatttttatacttttagcttttatattattatttttatgtttaaaattgCTTTCGATTGTTTGCTTTATTACTTATATTGTATTACAGtacatgttattttcatttttatattcatttgatcttaaaaattattatattacttgttctatttatcatatcATGGATTCTCACTCTCAATTCTTATATATCAGAATTTGTACAATGAAAGATAATAGCATCACCAGCCTGTCGAATATTCAAATTCCTAAGATAtcttgataaaaattaaattgaatttcatttcaaAACGACTAAAACTTATCCAAGCAAAACACTTCAAAAGCGAACCCTCTTGCGGccttctcattttcatatttccaCGTTTGCTCTCTGAAGTGGTTCCATTCACACATTAACTAATACTTTATTGCTCTCTTCTACTATAAGAGCTTGTTTATCAATATCAGCATAAACTTtattgaagagatcaataaattgcaCCTGGGCATCACTCATTTGCTTTTCTTGAATTAtgattttcttctgtgtgtcttcaagctCTTGCTGCAGCaccatattttcactctggatttggcctaatctttcttggagagattcattttccaaactataTCTCTTGACCTTTTCCTTTAACACTTGATTTGGTTCTTCAAGTTCCTCTGCCTTCTGTTCAGCAtgcttcagttctctctgtgtgttttctaaaatgtatgtcttctctctgagggattcatggacatggtctagctcattttctaaactcttggctctacttgcagtcttagagagtttttcAGAAAGGACACCGTTATCCTCTCTTAGACTACACAAGTCATGGTTTAGTTTGTCCTTTAAatgaagccactcatctcttTTACCCTCAAAGGAATCCTCAAGGGCTAATTTTGATAACTCATATTTGCCAACGATTTTGATCAACCTGGACGCGTATGATGCCCCATCGTCCTCTAGTTTCTCAATGTTTTGTTCTGCATTCTGCAGTTTAGAGTTCAGCATGGCATTCTGAGCTTTCAGAACGATTATTCGTCGACGGCACTGAAATCCGATTTTTCTTAACGCTTCTTTATTTAATTGTAATTTCTGTTGAAGCTCTTCAATCTTTTCTTTCAacgcttcagtttcttctgtgtGGTGCTTTCTGGTGCGCTTATCCTTACTTTTTACTGTGTGTAATTCCATTTGGTGCATGGCAACTTCATACtgtatgatttccttttttttctgcagGTATTTTTCCTTTTCGTTCCTAAGAGGAAcctaaagataagaaaaagaaaaaaatgttattcaaaataaaattataaattctgatatttccataaaaattcaaaataaacgCCAAAGGTCCAAGAAGCATAGTGTCTTCAGAGGAAAAGTTAACTGAGGGAGTTTCACCTATTTCCCATTCTGTTAATTTGCGCAAAGAACAGGACTTAAAACTGCATCATAAATCGAAGATTTGGAACGCGTTTTTGGACCGACAAAGCTGTCTGTCTTTCagtatatttgatttccttttctccatacatTTTATCTCACactgctgattctatttcagacaTTTCAAGGTGTCTGGAAAGTACTTTCAATACATGATCTCACCTACAATTTGCACAACCTTTATGAGGGaaatacttatatttatttatattgctaaGTGTGGAACAGAAGTGCAGTTCACGCATTTGAAACTATAGATTATTAGAGCAAAAGGGGACACTACTGATGAGTTAGTACATCATTTTATAATTCAAGAACCAGAAGCCTAACGACAGAAAACCATTTGCTGAAAGTCGTGTGGATGGCAATGGActgaagcagaacacaaaatcttggaaaagtccCCCTTAGATTGACAGTTTTACCAGATTTCAGACatataattatatgaacacacacatgtgtgtgtaattccatatgtgtacatgtataattttgtgtgtacatatacacatccacacaggaacagatatatcaatataaataaatatataaatgtacatacatatgtataaatatatatacatatatatatatatacatatatatgtataatacgtAGGTATTCAGCAATTGTTCTTCCACTAGGGCTGCTAACTCAACCAATTTGCATCGAGTAATGTTCTcattaataaaaacatgaatGGATTAATACCATCTGCTCTAATTTCCACCTGTACTGATATCTTCTTTCATAAATACTTACAGGAATATCGTTCACTTAGTAGTTgtttaaattctactttttgCTACAAAtgaactttctctcttttgtattgACTTCCCAGAGagagtgaaaattcttcaagaaGACAGTGCGTGTCTCACACACAGTCTTCGTATACTTCTCAGGGTCTATCACAGTGTTGTTCACATAATTATTATTCACTAATtgatgaaataacatttgaaCAAGGGAGAAACTGTAATTTCACTGAAATCTTCCATAGTGAAAACTTGCGCGATCAGGGAAATTAGACAAGACATAGtgccagtttggccagaatgcCAATTAATTGACCTACCTCTTCCTACCAAAGATGGATTCTAAATTACTGCTTCCTTGCTGAAACTTCCAGGAGTCAGTTCACACCTAGTTTCTTGACTGCATCCTGATGCAAAAAGCTTTTGACGGTTAATattttaatccaggtcttccagaaagaaggtgagggaaaggaagacaagGAGTGATAGGGGAGCTACTTgggaaacaaaacttatttcattccagtgctgatttctgacaccttgaaaaatttctcaagaatacaaattcaaaagaaaagtaattttcagaagaatgagaCTGGAACTCATAATAGTTTTTTAACTAAGCCAAGTCTACTGAAATTAGCCAGGTTAAGAAAAGTCTTTTGCAATATTTGGAGATGCTTATCAAAATTTGGGAGGTAgtattatttgtataaaatggaCAATGATCTTTATGTCCTTGGAGCAGGGAAACtaatatttcttaagtatctaATACGTGCCAAGAACAAAGGCCATAACCTTAAGAgatttacaatcattatctcatttgattcttccaacaacactgagaagtatgtgctattataatccccattttgtggctaaggaaagggagaagaattaagtgacttgcctaggatcacacagatagaatCTGTGGACACATTTGAAGTCAAATCTTTCTAACCCCAGACGCAAATTTCTATCCCTAATTCCCCCAACATACGTCTAAGTGGAGAAATATCCCATCatcaaaagttctttttttgCCTGCTTTGGAAGAGATACGTACTTACTATGCAATTTATGATGACGACTACGGTGAAATTTGTTTTGAAGAGTATCCGAAATACCTCTTACTATAGATTGTGCCTTCTACAATGATGAATCTATACCTAAATACttggaaatgtgggaaagcaactgacaATGGAGAAAGGTATTTGCTAGCATTGAAGGGAACAGGTTAGAAGAATTTGACTGTCATGCAATTGTACGCTTAACTgtaccttcattttaaaaatttctaagaataatacgagcaactgaaaaataattttgttttcaatttctactttgctctTTGTGGTCTGGagaattcaaaatttataaaaatcagactagaacatcttcaagtattttagtCCAACCACTTTCAACTGCTggcaaaatcaacaaataaacatttagtttCCTTGTTCCTGTTTTCCTACTACTAGGACTACTACTACAAGTACTCCTATCACTAGAACTAATAGTACTGGAACTACAACTAGTACTACTTGTACTACAACAATCATAACAATTGCCTCTACTGACAGTGTGCTTTGAAAGCAAAGTTCTACCGAGAAAGAATGAAGTATCCATtgttctgtcctcaagaaactttattacagttgggcaaaaaacagttagaaaagggaagtgataGTTTGTCAACAGATGTGAAAACCATAAAGCAATAAATGCTCACTTACATACCCAATTCGGTATTAGGTAATTAGGTGGTATCAGATGAAAAGCGGATTTCAGGAGATTCAGAAATCCTTAGGGGTGAAAAGTCCCAATGGCATTATGGCAAAAATATCGTGGGTTTGGAATGCACAAGCCTGTTGGAGATGAAGAGTAGATAGGTTTTTGATGGGGAGTGCAGATGAGAACGTGTAACTGAGCAAGAAGTGAAGAAGGTATGGAGCTAGAAATGCACATGGTGAGATCTGATTGCTGAAGTTAGaagatattaatgaaatcatccatctcattactTTAATTCTCAATTGTATTTTGCAGgtacaatttacatatttaggAATTGTGAAGAAACAACCTTTTCCTGTTATTCAAGGAGAAGTTTCAATGGAagtatacaaataatttttacttcACAGCATTGtttggggattaaatgagaaaatgatggtaaaggtctttctaaacataaagaatcatagaaatgatttagGCATTATGGGTCCTTGGAAAAACACTCATTCTTTGTGTAAGGACAGATAAACCAAATTGTCAACGACATCATGAGTGAATATTAGTATTGAAATTCATGTGCACAAATTGTGGCGGTTGTAGGTCTAACTTTAATTCAACTTAAAGGACAGACAGAGCGTTCAGAAAATTTATACTGTTGACGAGCAAAAGGGAAATGTCACACTGCACACAATTTCCATTCATCAGGAACAAATTATTGATCTTTTTGCATACATACTTTACTTTTGGTTTCGTCTACTTGCTTCagtagtttttccttctcttcataattCCTTCGATAAAATGATGTAACTTGTTGTGAAACTATTCTCATGGATTGATAGTTGCCGGAAACAGGAACTTCTCGCTGAAGATGTCTTTCTCTGGCCTGATAGATATGTGTTcaaattatttctattgctgATTTCAGAAAGCAATATTAgctcatataaaataaatatagtttcaaaattcaaatcaaaagtcattatagttctgcatgcaatttaatttcatcaacatattcataattttcatagattTGAGATATAAATATCTTAGATGGTATTTAACAAAATTCCCGCATGTTGCACATGAGAAAAACGAAACTCCAAAGAGGTTAGTTGAGTTACCCAAGCTCCTAACGTTAGTCGTTTCTAGGGAAAAAGATTGACACTTGGCTCCTGACACAAGAAAGCTCTTTTGATTATTCTACTCAACCTTCATTTAGCATGGATCAAATGCGCACTTTCCACTTGCTCAGTATAATCCTGAGATATCAGAACATTCAGCCTGGTGTCCCCATTGACTCCTTTTTGAGAATAATTACAGCCCCTCAAAAATCTAGGGACTGAAATATTATAGGTGAAATTCACATGGAAAATACTGGAATGAGGGGGGAGGAATGTATACTTTTTTGTACTTGATAGACACATTAATCGTTTCCCATtccttttttcagagaaattaactGCCTCATTTCTATGCACCAACATTTAGAAAGAGGAGGACATCTACAAGAAACGTttgaattttccttcctctcattgttTAACTGGGGAGAAGGAACGTAGGTACCGGTACGCATGTCAGGCTTGGTAAAAGCGTTTGACATGAATGATTTGTTTTGCTCAAagccaaaatgaaaacaacaaatatgGTCACTAGGCACTGTTCACATCTTCAAGAGTCTTTGCTAAGCCTTCAAAGAATTCCTGTTCCTGTTCAGATAGGAATTACACTCCTGGTTTCAGTCAATcgacaaaaaaaaggaaactatgaAAGAATATGCTAGTTTTCCCACTAATCTATACACAGCACGTTGCAAGTTCAGCGTTTTGTACATACAGACGTATTCATCCATtctcatatgtgtatgtgtacatatacacgcAAGATGCAAAGTCATGTGTGTATAGACTGATACACTGCAAAAATTCATCTCTAATTTCATCATAGTGCAACGCAAATTATTGCATAAGTTATGAATACCAAATGAAgccaaaaatcaaaagagatcaaaatTTTTTCTCTAATTAGGCACGATGAAGGAATTTGTGAAACTAACTGTAACTAAAGTCTGGGAAGCTATTTTGAAGAAAACATAAGGCTAAAAGGAGACAATGTAAAGTTGAGAcagtaaaatgggcacaatgtACTGAATTCCCATAAGGTTACTAAATTCTGCTTTGGAAGGATAAGATAAAATTTTCAACTTTTTTAGATGAATTATTGCCCAGTACAATATATGGTATAATGGACACTCATTGTATAtatgaaaaatcacagaaaatgagagcTGGTATTAGACTGTGTAAAGTTATTCTTATTCCACAACTAAACGGCCGTGATTCCAGAACTTGCAATTTTGCACATCGAGCAAGAATTATtcgtaaaacaataaaaaaatactgaCATTAAAATATTACTAGTGaagcacaattaaaaaataagattaataacCCAAAAAGTTAACGTTTAATGCAGAAAAATGATCTTTCGGAATAGAATTGCTGTCCTCacttggaaagaaaaatagtGTCTAGACTACGGAATTTCACTACAAATATAATCCAGTTGTTAATGCATCAAAAGGTAGTTGAGAGGAGTCTGAATTGAAACTAGTCATATTGTGGAATATGTTTAAATGCTAATGAGATGTCTAATGGGAATATTCCACAGAATCAAACAAGAAATTTTATCTTTCAACTGTtatataattgctagcatttttgTGTAAGATCTCTCTTCAACTTCagcatttgaaataatttattccatttcagagttcaaatgggatattaggaaaattattaaaatggaaaaaattatctgCATTTATGAGGCAGCGATTTCCcctacaaatatttatgaaaccaaAATGTCATGGACTCTGAGTCTTCTTAaggtaaaaagcatttttttatttttatttttatttcgtttttatgttattatttttatgtatcacattattttcatttcttaatttcattGCTTACTTTTTATTACAGTATGTTTAATTATTATTGCATTCATATTATCTTAAAAATCATGACattacttgttctatttatcatattatggattctcattctcaattcttacatATCAGCATTTCCCCAATGAAAGTTGATAACCTCACCAGCCTGTTGAGAAttcaaattcctaaattatcttgattaaaattactttgactttcatttcaaaaagctATATCGTTATCCAAGTATGACATTTAATGACCGAACCCTCTTTCAGccttctcaatttcatatttacacatttGTTCTCCTAAGTGGTTACATTCACTGACTAACACTTTCTTGCTGTCTTCTACTAGAAGAACTTGTTTTTCACTATCAGTATAAAGTTtgttgaagagatcaataaactgtACCTGAGCATCActcagttgcttttctttcatcgtgactttcttctgtgtgtcttcaagcgcttgctgaagcaccatattttcactctggatttgaCGTAACCTTTcttggagagattcattttccaaactacatctgttgagtttttcctttaacactcgatttgtttcttcaagttcctttgccttctcttcagcatggttcagttctctctgtgtgttttctacaatatatgtcttttctctgagggatTCATGAACATGgtctagctcattttctaaactcttggctccactttcagcctgagagagttcttcagaaaggaaagcatggttctctcttaaactagacaagtcactgtttaacttgtcctgtacatgaagccactcatctcttgcttcctgaaaggaatgttcaagggctagtttggacgcctcactttgctcataatcgtcaataacagacatcagacgagacctgtatgattcaatttcgctctctagtctctctgtgttttcttttgcattctccaATTGAGAGTTCAGCGCTGCATTCTCAGCTTTCAGAACCTTTACTTGGCCACTGTATTGAAATCGGATTTTTCTTAATGCTTCTCTATTCCACTGTAATTCCTGTTGaagctcctcattcttctctttcaaagcttcagtttcttctctgtggtGCTTTCTGGTTTGCTGATTattaatttttactgtttttaattccactttgtGCATGGCAACTTCATACTGTATGATGTCCTTTTTCTCctgcaaatatttttcctttacattcctaacaggaacctaaacataaggaaaagaaaagataatgttattcaaaataaaatgacttattcggatatttccttaaaaattcaaaggaaacgccaaggggccaagaagcatagtgtatttaaagaaaaagttaactgagggactttcacctctttcccatttctatcaaTTTGCTGAAAGAATACGGCTGAAAACTGCTTCATCAACCAGAAGATTTGGACACCatttttgaactcacaaagctgtctgtctttc
The DNA window shown above is from Notamacropus eugenii isolate mMacEug1 chromosome 2, mMacEug1.pri_v2, whole genome shotgun sequence and carries:
- the LOC140522491 gene encoding uncharacterized protein; amino-acid sequence: NQQTRKHHREETEALKEKNEELQQELQWNREALRKIRFQYSGQVKVLKAENAALNSQLENAKENTERLESEIESYRSRLMSVIDDYEQSEASKLALEHSFQEARDEWLHVQDKLNSDLSSLRENHAFLSEELSQAESGAKSLENELDHVHESLREKTYIVENTQRELNHAEEKAKELEETNRVLKEKLNRCSLENESLQERLRQIQSENMVLQQALEDTQKKVTMKEKQLSDAQARERHLQREVPVSGNYQSMRIVSQQVTSFYRRNYEEKEKLLKQVDETKSKVPLRNEKEKYLQKKKEIIQYEVAMHQMELHTVKSKDKRTRKHHTEETEALKEKIEELQQKLQLNKEALRKIGFQCRRRIIVLKAQNAMLNSKLQNAEQNIEKLEDDGASYASRLIKIVGKYELSKLALEDSFEGKRDEWLHLKDKLNHDLCSLREDNGVLSEKLSKTASRAKSLENELDHVHESLREKTYILENTQRELKHAEQKAEELEEPNQVLKEKVKRYSLENESLQERLGQIQSENMVLQQELEDTQKKIIIQEKQMSDAQARVRNLQREPPVSCNYQSLTGVSQQVTSFKEIDYEDKDKLQKEVDETKSQDVGSRVIVIIVVAKVVVVVVIDLVVVLLVEVVVVLLRIEREKFTRLNEWKQCLEDSLELQMKRNDELEEDLNRCFNALQTATTALKEYENGDVVDQGGSEVNSF